A part of Gemmatimonadota bacterium genomic DNA contains:
- a CDS encoding phosphotransferase: MKPHKTQWYLQRIREEFPRLKWTNYRRVQTHSRPDHVMFLLDNGIAFRFENDVEDEDTDLARERAVLDLIRPRLSDIPIPDYAYVPKSSNDFAGYRTIPGTRLSPWRFQRLSKARRHSEARRLGRFLSALHKTPLEPVRKLGVEARDKSLGNRSMARRLMRERWKDLDRRTRDVFQGWIQRSGEINHDFSPVLTHFDLWSKHIYYDPRTGKLTGIIDWGDIRISDPAKDFYGFWVYGETFLDDVLSHYDLATQGLRDRSFEHFWGIAIQIWLDSLDGISGVAGHFFHPSTWTKRPLSDWPLSQCR; encoded by the coding sequence ATGAAACCACATAAGACGCAGTGGTACTTGCAGAGAATCAGGGAGGAATTCCCGCGCCTCAAGTGGACGAATTACAGAAGAGTTCAGACACACAGCCGACCCGATCACGTGATGTTTCTGCTGGACAACGGCATCGCGTTTCGGTTTGAGAACGACGTGGAAGATGAGGATACGGATCTTGCGCGAGAGCGGGCGGTCCTCGATCTCATCCGGCCTCGGTTGAGTGATATTCCGATACCCGACTACGCATACGTGCCAAAGTCGTCGAACGATTTCGCTGGCTACAGGACTATTCCCGGAACACGTCTTTCTCCCTGGCGCTTCCAGAGGCTGTCGAAAGCAAGACGGCATTCAGAAGCAAGGAGACTGGGCCGCTTTCTCAGCGCTTTGCACAAGACTCCGCTTGAACCGGTGCGAAAGCTGGGCGTAGAGGCAAGGGATAAATCGCTTGGCAATCGCTCGATGGCGAGGAGGCTCATGAGGGAGCGTTGGAAGGATTTGGATCGCCGAACGCGAGACGTATTCCAAGGTTGGATTCAAAGAAGTGGAGAGATCAACCACGATTTCTCACCTGTCCTCACCCACTTCGACCTCTGGTCCAAACATATCTACTACGATCCCCGAACCGGGAAGCTGACGGGCATCATTGACTGGGGAGACATCAGGATATCAGATCCAGCAAAGGACTTCTATGGGTTCTGGGTGTACGGTGAGACCTTTCTGGACGATGTGCTTTCCCACTATGATCTGGCTACGCAAGGTCTTAGGGATCGCTCCTTCGAGCATTTCTGGGGAATCGCCATTCAGATCTGGCTCGATTCACTGGATGGCATATCAGGCGTTGCGGGTCACTTTTTCCATCCATCGACATGGACGAAAAGGCCACTTTCCGATTGGCCTTTGTCTCAATGCCGATAG